From Scomber japonicus isolate fScoJap1 chromosome 22, fScoJap1.pri, whole genome shotgun sequence, one genomic window encodes:
- the LOC128384254 gene encoding type-2 ice-structuring protein-like isoform X2: MKMLAVSLLVCAMMALTMAEEALQIERSASCPGGWTDSNSRCFLFVSTSLTWADAEKHCQSHGGNLASVHSLEEHHMIQGVILKVTHSYSLAWLGGSDAQQEGTWFWSDGTPFSYTYWSRGQPDNRADAHCLLMNFGAERKFDDQPCSYRVPFVCAKRVKCSITTRGIE; this comes from the exons ATGAAGATGCTGGCTGTATCTCTGCTGGTTTGTGCCATGATGGCGCTTACCATGGCTG aagAGGCTCTCCAAATTGAGAGGTCAGCATCTTGTCCAGGTGGCTGGACTGATTCCAACAGTCGCTGTTTCCTCTTTGTTTCAACATCCCTGACTTGGGCTGATGCTGAG AAACATTGTCAGTCACATGGTGGAAACCTTGCATCAGTGCACAGCCTTGAGGAGCATCATATGATACAAGGTGTGATACTGAAAGTAACTCATTCATATTCACTGGCATGGCTTGGAGGCTCTGATGCACAACAG GAGGGCACTTGGTTCTGGAGTGACGGTACCCCTTTCAGCTATACATACTGGTCTcgaggacagcctgataatcgCGCAGATGCACACTGTTTGCTGATGAACTTTGGAG CTGAAAGGAAATTCGACGACCAGCCTTGCAGTTACAGAGTGCCATTTGTCTGTGCCAAAAGGGTAAAATGCAGTATCACAACCAGAGGCATTGAGTAg
- the LOC128384257 gene encoding type-2 ice-structuring protein-like, giving the protein MKILAVSALVCALMALTRAAAVPDAEVKDQIVKSHLVKRSESCPAGWTEYNGHCFHYVPRDMNWAKAEKSCQSMNANLASVHNMQDYHEIQKLIMSASYEFKPSWIGGSDAQMEGVWLWSDGSRFTYQNWCSGQPDNLWGQHCLLMNTGENKCWDDSRCNSPHPFVCAKKITDIEI; this is encoded by the exons ATGAAGATTCTGGCTGTTTCCGCACTCGTTTGCGCCTTGATGGCTCTCACCAGAGCTGCTG CTGTTCCAGACGCAGAGGTGAAGGACCAAATAG TTAAGAGTCACCTGGTCAAAAGGTCCGAATCTTGTCCTGCTGGTTGGACTGAGTACAACGGTCACTGTTTCCATTACGTTCCACGAGACATGAATTGGGCGAAAGCTGAG AAAAGCTGCCAGTCCATGAATGCGAACCTAGCATCCGTACATAACATGCAAGACTACCATGAGATTCAGAAGCTGATAATGAGCGCCAGTTATGAGTTCAAGCCATCTTGGATTGGAGGTTCTGATGCACAAATG GAGGGTGTTTGGCTGTGGAGCGACGGCTCACGTTTCACTTATCAGAACTGGTGCTCTGGACAGCCTGACAATCTTTGGGGGCAGCATTGTTTGCTGATGAACACTGGAG AAAACAAGTGCTGGGATGATTCGAGGTGTAACAGTCCACATCCGTTCGTCTGTGCCAAGAAAATCACTGACATTGAGATATGA
- the LOC128384254 gene encoding type-2 ice-structuring protein-like isoform X1, giving the protein MKMLAVSLLVCAMMALTMAGSPIDLRAKMAEPLTQQEEALQIERSASCPGGWTDSNSRCFLFVSTSLTWADAEKHCQSHGGNLASVHSLEEHHMIQGVILKVTHSYSLAWLGGSDAQQEGTWFWSDGTPFSYTYWSRGQPDNRADAHCLLMNFGAERKFDDQPCSYRVPFVCAKRVKCSITTRGIE; this is encoded by the exons ATGAAGATGCTGGCTGTATCTCTGCTGGTTTGTGCCATGATGGCGCTTACCATGGCTG GTTCACCCATAGATTTGAGAGCTAAAATGGCAGAACCATTAACTCAACAAG aagAGGCTCTCCAAATTGAGAGGTCAGCATCTTGTCCAGGTGGCTGGACTGATTCCAACAGTCGCTGTTTCCTCTTTGTTTCAACATCCCTGACTTGGGCTGATGCTGAG AAACATTGTCAGTCACATGGTGGAAACCTTGCATCAGTGCACAGCCTTGAGGAGCATCATATGATACAAGGTGTGATACTGAAAGTAACTCATTCATATTCACTGGCATGGCTTGGAGGCTCTGATGCACAACAG GAGGGCACTTGGTTCTGGAGTGACGGTACCCCTTTCAGCTATACATACTGGTCTcgaggacagcctgataatcgCGCAGATGCACACTGTTTGCTGATGAACTTTGGAG CTGAAAGGAAATTCGACGACCAGCCTTGCAGTTACAGAGTGCCATTTGTCTGTGCCAAAAGGGTAAAATGCAGTATCACAACCAGAGGCATTGAGTAg
- the LOC128384258 gene encoding ladderlectin-like codes for MIKRSTSCPPDWTGFNNRCFLFVSTVKPWVYAEKHCQSHGGNLASVHSLEEHHMIQGVIQKVTNSYPVTWLGGSDAEQEGTWFWSDGTPFSFTNWSPGQPDGHKNANCLVINYGGGNKLDDQPCKHKRPFVCTKKA; via the exons ATGATTAAGAGGTCAACATCTTGTCCTCCTGACTGGACTGGTTTCAACAATCGCTGTTTCCTCTTTGTTTCAACTGTCAAGCCTTGGGTTTATGCTGAG AAACATTGTCAGTCACATGGTGGAAACCTTGCATCAGTGCACAGCCTTGAGGAGCATCATATGATTCAAGGTGTGATACAGAAAGTAACTAATTCGTATCCAGTGACATGGCTTGGAGGCTCTGATGCAGAACAG GAGGGCACTTGGTTCTGGAGTGACGGTACCCCTTTCAGCTTTACAAACTGGTCTCCAGGACAGCCTGACGGTCACAAGAATGCAAACTGTCTGGTGATTAACTATGGAG gtGGAAATAAACTTGATGACCAGCCTTGCAAACACAAAAGGCCATTTGTCTGTACCAAAAAAGCATGA